A single region of the Sorghum bicolor cultivar BTx623 chromosome 9, Sorghum_bicolor_NCBIv3, whole genome shotgun sequence genome encodes:
- the LOC8068679 gene encoding putative protein phosphatase 2C 46, which produces MGNRVARLATPCFAPADGHHHHDADDVHHDTAGPADDGTGVCHILSFDGRDGRIHGVLLPSNQSTLGGSVLLSDRASFSGSSSSFDSSNSFSFRTLQPRQYSGPLDSYGGGGGSSISASPSTSTSATNSGVSSVSRLPARTDAQILADLYATRHRRQQQASSGGSSSLLGGLRRAVASVLRAGPCVSTGGKQEHAVAVGNGAPDVNGGAARVQWARGKAGEDRVHVVVSEEHGWMFVGIYDGFNGPDATDYLVAHLYAAVCRELDGVLLRGEEEEDEDDNDNGDDEEESSSSVRCNGHPRGARARDHDVLDALARALASTEAGYFAEAEARAAECPELAMMGSCVLVALVKGADVYVMNVGDSRAVLAQRVEPDLSRALVAPRQGGADLAGVKEEIKRQFDACEMGDLVALQLTMDHSTSVYKEERRIRNEHLDDPACIVNGRVKGSLKVTRAFGAGYLKEPRWNKALLEVFRVKYVGTSPYISCRPFLRHHRVGRRDKFMILASDGLYDYLSNEEVVAQVEAFTASYPDEDPAKYLSHEILLRAANQAGMGFHELLEVQQGDRRRYHDDVSIIIISLEGKIWSSS; this is translated from the exons ATGGGCAACCGCGTGGCGAGGCTGGCCACGCCCTGCTTCGCGCCGGCCGACGGTCACCACCACCACGACGCGGACGATGTGCACCACGATACAGCGGGGCCGGCGGACGATGGCACCGGCGTCTGCCACATTCTCAGCTTCGACGGCCGCGACGGGCGCATCCATGGCGTGCTGCTGCCGTCGAACCAGTCCACGTTGGGCGGCTCCGTGCTCCTGAGCGACCGGGCGTCCTTCTccggctcctcgtcgtcgttcgACAGCTCCAACTCCTTCTCGTTCCGGACGCTCCAGCCGCGGCAGTACTCGGGCCCGCTGGACagctacggcggcggcggcggcagcagcatcaGCGCGTCGCCGTCGACGTCGACGTCCGCCACCAACTCGGGCGTGTCGTCGGTGTCGCGCCTCCCCGCGCGCACCGACGCGCAGATCCTCGCTGACCTCTACGCCACGCGGCaccggcggcagcagcaggcgTCCAGCGGGGGCAGCAGCTCGCTCCTCGGCGGCCTCCGCAGGGCCGTCGCGTCGGTGCTGCGCGCGGGGCCCTGCGTGTCCACCGGCGGGAAGCAGGAGCACGCCGTGGCGGTCGGCAACGGCGCGCCGGACGTCAACGGCGGCGCGGCGAGGGTGCAGTGGGCGCGCGGGAAGGCCGGGGAGGACAGGGTGCACGTGGTGGTGTCGGAGGAGCACGGCTGGATGTTCGTCGGCATCTACGACGGCTTCAACGGTCCCGACGCCACCGACTACCTCGTCGCGCACCTGTACGCGGCCGTGTGCCGCGAGCTCGACGGCGTGCTGCTgcgcggggaggaggaggaggacgaggacgacaACGACAAcggcgacgacgaggaggagtccTCGTCGTCGGTGCGGTGCAACGGACACCCACGCGGCGCGCGGGCGCGCGACCACGACGTGCTGGACGCGCTGGCGCGCGCCCTGGCGAGCACGGAGGCCGGGTACttcgcggaggcggaggcgcggGCGGCGGAGTGCCCGGAGCTGGCGATGATGGGTTCGTGCGTGCTGGTGGCGCTGGTGAAGGGCGCCGACGTGTACGTGATGAACGTGGGCGACAGCCGCGCCGTGCTGGCGCAGCGCGTGGAGCCCGACCTGTCGAGGGCGCTCGTCGCGCCGCGCCAGGGCGGCGCCGACCTCGCCGGCGTCAAGGAGGAGATCAAGCGGCAGTTCGACGCGTGCGAGATGGGGGACCTCGTCGCGCTGCAGCTCACCATGGACCACAGCACCAGCGTGTACAAGGAGGAGAGAAGGATCAGGAACGAGCACCTCGACGATCCTGCCTGCATCGTCAATGGCAGGGTGAAGGGGTCGCTGAAGGTGACGAGAGCGTTCGGCGCGGGATACCTGAAGGAGCCGAGGTGGAACAAGGCTCTGCTGGAGGTGTTCCGGGTGAAGTACGTCGGGACGTCGCCGTACATCAGCTGCCGGCCGTTCCTCCGGCACCACCGTGTGGGGCGGCGGGACAAGTTCATGATCCTCGCCTCCGATGGTCTCTACGACTACCTGAGCAATGAGGAGGTGGTGGCGCAGGTGGAGGCCTTCACCGCCAGCTACCCCGACGAGGACCCCGCCAAGTACCTCAGCCACGAGATCCTCCTCCGCGCCGCCAACCAAGCCG GAATGGGGTTCCATGAGTTGCTCGAGGTTCAGCAAGGCGACCGGAGGCGGTACCATGACGACGtctccatca